The genome window AAGTtactcaaaaagaaaaagataataaaaaaggtaaaaggaaaataggGAGAGAATCCTGAAAAGGAGAGCATTTATGGAGGGTAAATGGAAACCCAACAAGATTATATTAGGGGTATACGGATCGATCATGTTGATTGACTGTGCAACTAATAAGACTTTTTTGGTTGCTTCTTTGAACCTATTTATTGTATAGCACTgagttggagagagagagagagagagagagagagagagagagagatgggggcAATGTTACATCTTGTCAAGCATGTCAAATCAATATAAGAGCACTCATTTTCTGTCCACTGCTTTTTGTTGCCTTTGATTTAGAATCAATCAAACACACAACACAAAGgccttgtttctttcttttcctcctccCTCTTCACATTGTTTCCAGATTTAGCGCTGGGCTTGTGCATGTGGGTCGCCAAGATTCTCAGCTCTGCAAATCCctcattttggtttttgggttgCTTTGCTTGCTTGCCCTTTTGAATGCTCCAACATATGCCAGCCACTGTATCATACACAGTAAATATATAGTCTATGCCAAAAGAGTCTCATGTCCTCCTTTGCTTTTCAAACCCTGTAACCACGCATCATGGTTTTAAGAAATTACCCGCACGGGTAATTATTCTTGCACAAAGGTTTTGTGCACTCATCACATCAGtcataagttttaaaatgatttaaaTAATGAAGAGTgagctataaaaaaaaatgtttatatttatatatatggtaaCATTAATTACTTTATATCCAATTCGATCTCTACGTATTGCTCAATTGGGATAGAAATGAATGACAATGGACTGATAGACTGCATCTCTAACTGAGCAATTCAAGTTTTTCACTGAATCTGTCGATCTGTACTTTCGTGATCCATATGTGTAAAAAAGTAACTTTGGTGTTACTTTTTGTGATGATAGTTGATAGTTTTATCACATCAATAGtagaaaaaatttatttgtaacGAGGATAATATTGTAGAAAAGTTATCTTACGTATCATTGTGTTGTTGACCAGAGATAGCAAAAAGTGTTACTCCCGTTGCATGAAAGTCTTTCATCATCAATAGGCAcaaaaaacttatttttttaacattttataGTGGTTATTTAAACCAGTTAAATTTTCTgtattctttcttcttttatacGGTATTATGGATAAATACTTTGatttataaactttaaatagtatagaGCTGAAAGTATAATTGTGGGATAaactttgtttatttgtttaaacaagttggatattatttttaagaatGCAAGCGatacaaaataattatctaaataaacaaaaaaatttaaaatttcaaccatttaaaatgtttgatttatttcAAAATCTAACGCTGCCTGAAGAGAAGTCTTCACATCAGTTCACGGATCAAACGACAAAAATGAGGAGCAAAATGTCGCTGGTCAATGTCTTCATTATAGTCTCACTCTTCATTGTCGAGctagaaaaaatattttgtttgttgtgttTGTTGGACAGTTGGACAGTTGGACTTAGCCGGTCGACAATTTTTAGACTTCATAATCAAACAATAATGCTTATTTATAATTCCAGCAAAACATTTATTTACTccaattataaaattaaattaccaGCTACCCTTTAATATAGTAGTATTTGTCTCCATTTGGTATGTGGAGATCTTATGTTCGATTCACATGATAGAATGGCGATgatgatatatatttgtgatgAGTTCGATACTTAATTGTAGCTAGCCTCGTTGTTGTGAGTGTATTGGCTCGTTGTAAAAGTATCTTGTAAATATCCTATTgtttgttaaaatataaaataaacgGCTAACAATATTTTACACCCTAAAGGTTTGGGGTCATTCTTAAAATGGGACACggagttttaattttgtcaatttacgccataaagttttaaaattcGACCAATTTACACGTTCCGTCAATTCGACCATTTGGTTTTCGGTTAAGTGCAAAGGTGGgtttcctttctctctctcctctctcacatgataaatattttttttataaaaaattgagaaaaaaaacctctctctctctctctctctctctctctctctctctctcaacactcaactaccaaaaaacaaattaagatttttaattttaaaaaaaaaaactttgttcTTCTATCTATATACATGACCACAGACCACCTCTCTATCCCCCCTATCCTCATAGTCCATCACCGGCCACACACCCACCCCCATCCGACCCACCGTTCCCTCCATTCCCTTCTCCCTTATCCCTCATCCTAACCAAACCACATCCACCCCTGCCCCCCAAATCCATATCCTGACCAAAACCCCATCCTCCTGacccctttcttcttcatcctgATTCCTCACTAAACCCCCTTTTCCCAACCTAAAAGATGGACCCTGTGTTTGTCACGTTATCATTTAACAGAAGATCAAACTGTCAAATTGACAGAATGTGTAAATTGGTCTAATTTGAAAATGTTAAGGagtaaattgacaaaattgaaactttgtgGTCCATTTCAAGAATGACCCTAAACCTTAGGGGATAAATGATGATAGccctaaaacaaaatattaaggGAGAAAATAATCATCTACATCTAGGCCCACACAAAGTAAGCCCAAGTATGGGCccatatttgaattttcaacATTGCGGCTTTCCCATACGTCTGCAAGCCCACTTCGTTTGTAAAccctttcattttcattataaGGTTGATaagttaataaaataaaacgtctctctctctctctctctttctctctctctgattgcTGCATTGGAATTGCATCAAGGCTTTCGCTTTTCTAAATTGAATCATTCAGAGTGTCATATCAAGAAGAATCGGCAATCGATTACAAGCAATTTGATGTATGTATATTGCGTTCCAGTGCGATGAACTTTTGATCAGCTCGCCTTAGATtttgtcaacaaaaaaaatatttccttttaggtgattttttttctgtatGTTGCTTgatttgttatatataatttggtgGTTTTTATGTGATATTGATGGTTCAGGTGTGAGGGGTATTTTTTATGGCCTACTGTGATGGGCTGAAATTGTTGTTGGCGGCTGGCATTTGGTGTTCTGCGTATATCGCCGTTGCAGTTCTTGCTTCCTGTCGAATCTTTTACTTTGTCTGCGGATGCTCACTTTGATTAGGGTTTGTGGAGCTGCGATGGGTTGTTGATGATCAACTGGTTATTGGCCCACTAGAATGGTGATTCACAAATCACTGaatatttgtgtttttttaaatataattacatTCATGACTGAATTAATGGCTATTTTTTAATGCAATGTTTTATTCTGATATATTCATCAAATGGTATTTGCCCAAAAACTGGTTGTCAGTCTAGTTCCATTTATTGTTGGTTATCTACCCCGTTCCTCTAGAGCAAGTAACCTACCTTCGATGCCCTAGTGTTTATGCATCTTCATTCAAACTGATAGTTTTAGGCTGGCAATTGTCCAGCTTGAGTTACTCCATGTTGATAGTTTCTTAGTGTGCAAAGCTAATTAAGATATTGATTGACTGGGGAGCACTGAAGCTGCTAAAACTCCCTCGTCGACTTGCCTTTTGATCTATTGTGTCACAGGATTCTCGACATTACTCTAGTTGGATTAGTTTCTTGACCTTCTGTTTGTTATAAGAGGAATGTGTGTAAGAGTTTTCTGAATCAGATGTGAGGAGTAGGAAGGGAACACTAGGACGTCCTGCTTAGTGTGTGACTGCATTTACCGTGATACTAGGACGTCCTGCTCTGGTGAGTTCATATAGCCCTCACTCATGCCTAGTGCCTGAGCAGTCAAGGTCAGGAACATTTTATCCTGATACCAGGCGGTCCTTTGAGGCAACACTTCTATGAAGCCAAAAATTTAATAGCTTTTTGTTTCGGCTTGAGCCCAGATATAACCGGTTGTATACAAGTTACAACTATGTGTCCATTTTCTTCTCAAGACCTTTTACTCTTTGTCATCATGGGTGCTAGTCTTAGTTTATCTTATTTGAGGGTACAGGGGAATGTATCTGCTTCTATTCCTGTTTTGCATTTTGAGGTCATTTTATGCTGTGAAGAAACAGTATGGACTTTGAGTGGTAACCACATAAGATTAACTTTGTCTTGTTCACTTCTGCAGTGCACAGAACGTTTTGGTTCAAATTTGACAACGGCCTACACTATGGAGAATATTAGATGCGAAGATTAGGGACTGTGATCCATAGGATGATGACTAGACCATTAAAGGTTGATAGTGTGAGAATGTACAAATTTGTCACATTATGTTGCAAAATCATTGGTGCACTTGGTGCAAATAGTTAAATGAAAATGAGTTCTGAACTTCTGAGTGTTGGCCAAGCAAATCTGTCGATTTTTTTACTGGATACCTGATGAGCCATTCTTGATTAAAAGTTTGTGGGATTTGAAGGGTtaaaagtttgtataattCTGAACTTACATATTACAAGAAGCGTTGCAATACATGCAACATATCATTTCACTTCTGGTAATTTTAAGTATTAACCCAAACCTAAATCCTTTCCTATTTTTCACACCAAGCTCATTAACAGCCAAACTCAAAACTACACCAAAACACGTTGTCTGGCCAGATTGCTTTCTACGGAATGTATTATACGTTTCCGTATGAAGCTTACTGAGATGGTAAGCCAAAAATGTTCTGTTAAATCCTTCCCCTTCCACCGCCTTTCCCTCTTTACTTTTTGTTAAGAAGATGAGCAAGGTAACGAAGTTCCTCGAACGCGTGCATCGTGTCTGCGTCGAATCCCCCTGCAAACTGCATATCAATCAAGAAACATATCTCAACCTTCTACATATTCAAAAGGAATAAACGCACACTTCTTTTTACTATGTTTAGTTCTTATGTTACTAACCTGATGAATTCTGAAAGCAAATCTCACTCCCTGAAGCAGCATGTAATCCATAGCAGGATCTTTCTCCGCTGCCGCCTTTGACTGAAGTTCCATAGCCACCCTCTTCATGTACATCTTTGCCAACTTGACTGAGCCAAACTTTATCTGCAGGATTGGCAGTGAATCATATATGTGATGCAAAGGCGTTGAGTATTTCATATATAGACAAGACAACAACAGAAGTCTACCTTGCTTAAAATTCCATTGTCAAGCATCCAATCTGTGGGTATCTGAAACTCCTTGCAATGACGCATCAAGGGCTCCCTTGTCCGGAGAAGGTTATAAACAGTGCGCTCCATCCTGCAAGAGGTAAGGAAACACTTGATAAGTTTGTAGTTACCACAGATTAATTACTAGCAAAAACACCAATGAAGGTTCTTACTTCTCAGACAATGAGACCATTTTCTTTAGTGCAATATCACAAGGCAGTCTTATATCTTCCTTGTATGAAGACACTTCAGACTCCAATTTCTTGAGATCTCTATAACCGAATGCTGCTTCTCGTAGTGTGTCGGCTTTCTTTTCTGGCCAATCAAAATGCTTTAGGACTGCCCTCTCGTCCACCTTTTCAACAGAATGCAAGCATAATAGTACAAATCAGCAAGATCAGACATATAATATTGAGCACTTTGCCTTGTTCATATTTGCTTAGCTTTCCCAGTGCCATTTGAAACACATCCACCATTATATTACAGTAGATCAAGTTATATTGCACACAAAGCTATGAAATGGTTTTCCTGGTCATGAAAGAGATCACACTTACAAGAAAGCAAAGTTCGTCATCGAGCCACTTCACAAAGGCCACAACATCGTCAATGTTTTGATAAACTGCGTTGTTCACCTCTCTGATCAACGAATTCACAAATTCTCCTTGAGTCTCAACATCTGCCTTTATCTGCAAAAGAAATGGTGATTACAATCAATAAGAATTTGCATTAGTCTACCAGAGAACCTACTCCCTCTCATTACTGAGAGACATGGGAGCATTAAATTTCTTTCCTCCATCTCTTGTCAGCAGTTGGATGGATAGATTTCAATCACCAAAAAGGCTTGGAAGTTGCAAGCATTTGACAATGGAAAACTATAGATTTAGTAGAAAATGAACTTGAAGCAGAAAAATACAACTGGCAAGCGAACGCTTACAGCAAGCAAATGTGATGATCGGTTCTCAATTTCTCCAATCATGCTACTACGAACATTTGCAACATCTGGGCCATCACAAACTCCTCCATTTGAAGAATCCTTCCTAGAATCTCTCTTCATGAGTGAATGATAAAACTCAACTACTTGTGGGGCTCTTTGTACCATTCCTGTGGTACTAGTCTTCATTGCAAACTTGGGAGGAGGTGGCGGGGGCGGTGGAGGCGGTGGAACTTGGGCAGAACCATCCACTTTGGTTCCACTAGAAATGGAACATGAAGGCCTTGGAGGGGGATTTGGAATTCTCAAGGCCCTTTTCTCCACATCTAATGAAGCTggaattttgttaatttcatgACAATTTCCAaagaataaatcaaaattttcagaagCTACTGGCTCTGTATCCTTCTCCATTTCTTGAGCACACATAAAACCGTCAGATTGCCTTCTCTTATTACTCTGCACCAACTCTTCTGCACAGCATTTAGATCCACTTATTGAGTGTCTTCTTCTAGGACTTCTACCTTCCTCTGAATCAACCCAACTTTTATCCAAGAGACGATCTGGGCATTCTAGGTTGGGCAGGTCCTCATCAGCAATAGGCcatttctttagtttttttattagaTTCAATCTCTTTACACTACCGTATTCTAAGTACTCGCTGCTTCTAGATGGCAATGCTCCAGCAGATTTACTACTCCTCTCAAACGAACCGGGGCTTAATGGCTTATCAGAATTTGTTGTGGAGCATGAATTGGAGTTCTGCAACTCATTTCGTAAACACGAATTCACCCACCTCAGGTAGGCTAGCTCCTCAACCTCATTCAACCTGCTCATTTGTAAACCTTCAACTTGTTTACACAAATCTTCATTTGTATGTCTTAGCGCAGATGCCTCAGCTTTGATCTTCTCAACAATATCACTCTGATAATAACCAATACAAATTGCAGTAAGTAAACAAAGTAAACCAGGACAACTAACTCACATAATCCAGTAAAGCTaatgaaaatagaaaagaaaaagataatcaTCTAAAAGTTATACTACCAAGCTCAGCATAAAACTTTAGTTACCCAATTTAAGTAATCAATCAGTAAAGTTGATATGATAGTACCTCAGAAGCCTTTGCTAGAGAAGCCAACTGGGATGTCACAGACGAAAGCTTGCAAGCAAGATTTCTCTTCTGAAGCTGTAGCTCCTTGTTCAGGCGCCTCAACTCCACAACCTCCATTTCCACACTCCCTGATGCTGATGCCACTGaactttcttgttcttcttttttcaatgtCACTCCTTCATTCCTGTCCAAAATCGATGTTAATGCCGATAATTGCTCAGAGAGGctagttttttcttcttccaggAACTCAACTTTTCGAGCTAGGCCATCAAGCTCAATCCTTTTCACCTCAAGCTCCCTCTCAAGCTCTAAAACTTTTGGGTTTCGCTTACACTCCAATAACTCAGCTTGCAACTGGAACTCTCTTTCCTTAGATTCTCGAAGTAAGTTTCTCAAATGATCAAGCTCAATAAATAAGTCCCTAGAGGACTGTCTCCGATGGGTGGGATGCATTTGAGGATGAACTTGATTACCATTGACTGAGCATGACAAGTCTCCAATGAGCGAACGCTTGACGCGTGGATGAGAAGGCACAAATGAATTCTTCTGGTTCGCCATATCAGAGCCCATTAGCGGCGGTTTCTTGTTTGTCACTGTGGGTTGAACCTTGGTCTTCTTGTCTCCTGCAAGCCCTTTCACAATATGAGAACCCCATGAAGAAGCAGACCTTAACTTTGAAGCGTTGCTATTGCCCTTCACATTCTGGCACTTTGGTATCTGATTTTGGTCAGAAAACTTGATCGATCTTGCTCTGCTTTCTGATGGGTTCTCTTCTCTCATTgtgaaaaaccaaaatgatTATACAAAGGGCCTAGAAAATGGCACTCAACTGAAATAGGGGTGGTCCTAAATTCAACCACAAGCTGAGGTTTCACAAACTGGCCTTAAATAACACTGAAAAACATACTGAACTGAGAGAGTGAGCTCATGATTTGAGCTGTGTTGTGCAATGAAATGGGATTTGAAAgttcaaatatttttgttgGGACTAAAAGGAAGGCGTAAAGCTTGAAATGGCGCTTGCTTATGGACTTGTAGTAGTAATGAAAGCTCCGATTCCAAGATCAGTTGGGTGCTATGCGGGTAAAGTGGCAGCTTTTCTTTATTGGCcaactttgaatttttgaaatttgaatctcTCCATTCTCCGTGAAGAGTGAAAGAATACGAGGGTGGGCGTGCAACGGTCTAATTCAGCGCCCGGGTCCCACACCCGAGGGTTGGGGATTTAAGTTGTAATTGCGTTTcctaccaaaaataaaaaattgactaattttatttacacCGACAAAAACGCTTActaattttattaatgaaattacgGTTTTATCTCTCactaattttgtatattttaattatttttttaataatattttaagaaatcctttgtttaataaaatagaagttttaaaaattttaaaattttaaataagagGCATGTAGCTTTTTGGAGTAACAGAGGGGGCTAACGCCTAGGGAAACAAGAAAGCCAATTAAAGAAGACGAGGCTTGGAGTCTCCCCTTGTATCAGCAGCCAAGATGTCAGTAATGCAAGCTGGCACCCCATCAAAGATATGCAGACCTAgattaaaatcaaaactttTAGCAGCCAAAGCATCAGCTGCACAGCTCTGTTCACGAAAAATGTGTCTAATTGAGTAATTCCAATCAGTACTCATTTTTAATTTGCAGCAATTGATGATGCTGAACAAGGGGTGGGTAGAAATAGCGAGAGTATTAAGAAGAGTCACTGCAAACTTGGAATCACTTTCCACTTCCACAGTTCGAAACCCAGAATCCCAAGCTAGGGAAAGTCCCCAGAAAATATCCCACAATTCAGCCTCAAGGACAGAGCCAATACCCAAATTCACAGAATAGCCCTTAAGCCAAGCACCAATTGCATCTTGTGAGAATGACTTGTTGTAACTGTAGATTATTTTTTACAGACTTTATATATTGTATAATGATCATATGAATAATATAATGGAAAATCAGTTTCCTCATGGTATCAAAGCGGGTTagcccacgtgtgaaagcctaacggccacacgtgctccacgtcacccaaaatgtgttgtccacgtgttaggcttgaaaattcgccACACGTGCAGGGGCGTATGAGAATGTGAAGATAAAGAGTCctacattggaaagttgagaaacctagcatggacttataaggagttgggctactccctccattgccaattgattttggggtggaacctcaacttccctcatggtatcagagctaaTGGCTAACGCCGACTAGCGATCCTCCAATTGCCAACATTGAGAGTCGTTGGCGCTCCTCACTCCTCACCCATAAGGGTGTTTGTATGTATAGtgctttttcctttcttcttctcaaagatgaatatgttttttctttccaccTTAGTTGTAGCCGCACCTTTATTTTACCACTACAACCCTTTCTTCTGTTAGCTCGTTATTTTTGTGTCTCCGTCGCGCCGTCTTCATTGTGGACCGTCTCCTCCATCGAGCTCTCTTGTGGCAACCCATGGCAGCTCCATTTATCTCCCTTGGCCATGATGGCGAGATTTCTGTTTCCTCTGCTAGCCTTGTCACCGCTCACTGAGTCTTCTCCTCGCCGGCTTTTATCTCTCTCATGTCATGCTATCCTACCGTTGTTGTTCTCTTACACAGCCACTGCCTGTCCCTCTTTTGGCTCGCTAGCCCCTTGTTATCCATCAATGTTGGGCCACTGCTCTCTGTTGAAaccaagcaaaaaaaaaaaaacttttcctTTCCCTTAAAGATCACACATCTCTATCGTTGGTTTCTCCACTTGAAATCTCTCTCCACTTATTCGTCTCTCTCGCCGAGCTGTCTCTCTTCCCTCCACGAGCCTTATCCTAGTCTGCAATCGTGGGTTCTCTCACTCATGTATTTCTGATGGTTTCTCTATCGTGGTTTCCATACTTTCCCTTTGTTTGTTGATGCTGCCTGTCATCGCTCATCGAGCCGTCTCTCTTTCCTCCGTGAGCCTTGTCAACGCTTACCGAGCCTTCTCTGCCGTGCTACACAGCCGATGTTCCCTTTGTACAGCCCCTGTTTCTTCCTCTGTGTTGTTGACTTGGTATCGGCCACTCAAGCCTTATCACTGTGTTGCTGCCTTGGTATTGGCCTCTCACGCTTTATCTATGCTCAACCTGTGTTCTCCTCCCCTCTTAAGCCCAAtctctttctttgattttactATTGGTCTCTGTCTTCTTCAATGCTCTCTTGCGctgcctttcttcttctctattaCTCGGGTattatcttcttttctttataattcTTTTATGTTACTAGGgtattctcttctcttcttttcaattgtgttttctctctccctatcATGGGTTGTCTCCGGAATCTTGagtttcctttccttttcatgGATTCTCTCTTGCATCttgttctctctccctctcttgaCTACTTTCTCTGTCTCACTTGGTTTCCtcctttatttcttattattgttttttgggtcaatCATCCTTCTATATTTTAATCTATATGGGCCTCTATCCTCTTGtgataatattttctttattacttCTCTGTTCCCCCGTAGTTTTATTCCTCATACCTTATTGTTTCTATGGTGCCTTGAAACTCAAACTTACTCATGCtctcgttttcttttctctatgTCCCAGGTTGGTTTCACCTCCAATCCTCTACTATTGTGCTGCATCCTCTCTTAACCTCTTTATTCCCTTCAAATattccttcttttctctctgcaCGCATATCTTTCTGCTTTCCATgtgatgaattttttattttatttttggtttccATTCCtcatctttattatttttataaaggcttattatcacaaaacgtccctgacgtttacgaaactatcacattgcatccttaaagtttttttgcATCACTCATGGTCCCTAACGTTAATATAGGTGCTCTTAAATAGTCCCTCCAtcaaaaaaactgttaaattCAGGGATATAATcgtcaaatcaatccaaaattatat of Prunus dulcis chromosome 4, ALMONDv2, whole genome shotgun sequence contains these proteins:
- the LOC117625122 gene encoding protein CHUP1, chloroplastic-like — protein: MREENPSESRARSIKFSDQNQIPKCQNVKGNSNASKLRSASSWGSHIVKGLAGDKKTKVQPTVTNKKPPLMGSDMANQKNSFVPSHPRVKRSLIGDLSCSVNGNQVHPQMHPTHRRQSSRDLFIELDHLRNLLRESKEREFQLQAELLECKRNPKVLELERELEVKRIELDGLARKVEFLEEEKTSLSEQLSALTSILDRNEGVTLKKEEQESSVASASGSVEMEVVELRRLNKELQLQKRNLACKLSSVTSQLASLAKASESDIVEKIKAEASALRHTNEDLCKQVEGLQMSRLNEVEELAYLRWVNSCLRNELQNSNSCSTTNSDKPLSPGSFERSSKSAGALPSRSSEYLEYGSVKRLNLIKKLKKWPIADEDLPNLECPDRLLDKSWVDSEEGRSPRRRHSISGSKCCAEELVQSNKRRQSDGFMCAQEMEKDTEPVASENFDLFFGNCHEINKIPASLDVEKRALRIPNPPPRPSCSISSGTKVDGSAQVPPPPPPPPPPPKFAMKTSTTGMVQRAPQVVEFYHSLMKRDSRKDSSNGGVCDGPDVANVRSSMIGEIENRSSHLLAIKADVETQGEFVNSLIREVNNAVYQNIDDVVAFVKWLDDELCFLVDERAVLKHFDWPEKKADTLREAAFGYRDLKKLESEVSSYKEDIRLPCDIALKKMVSLSEKMERTVYNLLRTREPLMRHCKEFQIPTDWMLDNGILSKIKFGSVKLAKMYMKRVAMELQSKAAAEKDPAMDYMLLQGVRFAFRIHQFAGGFDADTMHAFEELRYLAHLLNKK